The following coding sequences lie in one Chionomys nivalis chromosome 8, mChiNiv1.1, whole genome shotgun sequence genomic window:
- the LOC130880021 gene encoding ubiquinol-cytochrome-c reductase complex assembly factor 3: MSTVRKALVVVAVLGAGAGVGSTLFALVTPGELQKQAMLQEFPERDPRRREEAARTKELVMATLKKAAATEENVAWRKNWTEAVSDGSRSA; the protein is encoded by the exons ATGAGTACGGTTCGTAAAGCACTGGTGGTAGTTGCTGTGCTCGGCGCGGGTGCTGGCGTTGGCTCCACTCTGTTTGCCCTTGTAACCCCAGGAGAACTACAGAAGCAGGCAATGCTGCAG GAATTTCCGGAACGGGACCCGCGGCGCAGGGAAGAAGCTGCCCGAACCAAGGAACTAGTGATGGCTACTCTGAAGAAAGCGGCAGCTACGGAGGAGAACGTGGCCTGGAGGAAGAACTGGACGGAAGCAGTTAGCGACGGCAGCAGGTCAGCGTGA
- the Ubxn1 gene encoding UBX domain-containing protein 1, translating into MAELTALESLIEMGFPRGRAEKALALTGNQGIEAAMDWLMEHEDDPDVDEPLETPLGHILGREPTSSEQVGPEGSGSAAGESKPILTEEERQEQTKRMLELVAQKQREREEREEREALEREKQRRRQGQELSAARQKLQEDEMRRAAEERRREKAEELAARQRVREKIERDKAERAKKYGSVGSQSSPPATEPGPVPSSPSQEPPTKREYDQCRIQVRLPDGTSLTQTFRAREQLAAVRLYVELHRGEEPGQDQDPVQLLSGFPRRAFSEADMERPLQELGLVPSAVLIVAKKCPS; encoded by the exons GGAGAAGGCTCTGGCCCTCACAGGGAACCAGGGCATCGAGGCTGCGATGGACTG GCTTATGGAGCACGAAGACGACCCCGATGTGGACGAGCCTCTAGAGACTCCCCTCGGCCATATCCTGGGACGGGAACCCACGTCCTCAGAGCAAGTTGGCCCTGAAG GATCTGGGTCTGCTGCTGGAGAAAGCAAACCCATTTTGACTGAAGAGGAAAGACAAGAACAGACTAAGAG AATGTTGGAGCTTGTGGCCCAGAAGCAACGGGAACGTGAGGAAAGGGAGGAACGAGAAGCTTTGGAACGAGAAAAGCAGCGGAGGAGACAAGGGCAGGAGCTGTCAGCTGCAAGACAGAAACTGCAGGAAGATGAGATGCGCCGTGCTGCTGAGGAGCGCAGGAGAGAAAAGGCTGAGGAATTAGCTGCCAG ACAAAGGGTTCGAGAAAAAATTGAAAGGGACAAAGCAGAGAGAGCCAAGAAG TACGGTAGTGTGGGTTCTCAGTCGTCACCACCAGCAACAGAACCAGGTCCTGTTCCTTCTTCTCCCAGCCAGGAGCCCCCTACCAAACGGGAGTATGACCAGTGTCGCATACAG GTTAGGCTGCCTGATGGGACGTCCCTGACCCAAACGTTCCGGGCCCGGGAACAGCTGGCAGCTGTGAGGCTCTATGTAGAGCTTCACCGTGGGGAAGAACCTGGACAGGACCAGGACCCTGTGCAGTTGCTCAGTGGCTTCCCCAGAAGGGCTTTCTCTGAGGCTGACATGGAGCGGCCTCTACAGGAACTGG gACTCGTGCCTTCTGCTGTCCTCATTGTGGCCAAGAAGTGTCCCAGTTGA